In Hyphomicrobiales bacterium, a single window of DNA contains:
- a CDS encoding DUF4169 domain-containing protein, with protein MGAEIVNLRQARKKKARTEREAEAAANRTRFGRTKAEKSLTKARDDKARRDIDAHRRDRDASTDEPSGD; from the coding sequence ATGGGCGCCGAGATCGTCAATCTGCGCCAGGCGCGCAAAAAGAAGGCTCGCACGGAGCGCGAGGCCGAGGCGGCGGCAAACCGCACCCGGTTCGGCCGCACCAAGGCGGAAAAGTCGCTGACCAAGGCGCGCGACGACAAGGCCCGCCGTGACATCGACGCTCACCGCCGCGACCGGGACGCCTCCACAGACGAACCGTCCGGGGACTGA
- a CDS encoding aryl-sulfate sulfotransferase — MQKRSLTINGHRTSLALEPLFWDALTEMADRRGLSLPALIADIDSLEPHANLASAIRCAVLSHYRDMEND; from the coding sequence ATGCAGAAGCGCTCCCTCACCATCAACGGCCATCGCACGAGCCTCGCGCTCGAGCCGCTTTTCTGGGACGCCTTGACTGAAATGGCGGACCGGCGTGGCCTCTCGCTGCCGGCCCTGATCGCCGACATCGACAGCCTCGAACCGCACGCCAATCTGGCTTCGGCAATCCGCTGTGCGGTGTTGTCCCACTACCGCGACATGGAAAACGACTGA